The DNA window CCGCGGCCCAAGTACCCCACGCCCGCCACGCTGCCGAGCTTTCCGGCGCTGTCTTCCGCCGCCGCCGACGCCTCCCCCTCGAACCGCCGCCAGGCCGGCCTGGAACGACTGGCCCGCATCTCCAAGGCGATGATCGCATATCGGGAACAGACGGGACGTCTGCCGCCGGCCGCCATCACCGGAGGCGACCCGCCGCGACCGCTGCTCAGCTGGCGGGTGCTGCTGCTGCCGTATCTGGGCGAACAGGAACTCTACGAACAATTCCATCTCGACGAATCCTGGGACAGCGAACATAACCAGCCGCTGCTGGCCAGAATGCCCGATGTTTATCGCTCGGCGGAAGCAGAGCCAGGACGCACCCTGTTTCAAATCCCCAAAGCCCAGGGCGGCCTGTTCGAGGCTCCCGGCGGCCTGCCCGAAGGGCAGGTCAGCGACGGCCTGGCCCACACACTGATGCTGCTGGAAGTTGACGCGGATTACTCCACCCCGTGGTCTCGTCCGACCGATCACCTGGTAACAGAAAATGAAGCCCTCACCGGCCTGGGCAAGCTGCGACGCGACGGGTTCTTCGCCGCCTGGGGCGACGGCAGCCTGTGCCACATCCCCAACGACATCGCCTCCCAGCGTCTGTTCGCCGTGTTCACGGCGGGTGGCAGCGAAGGCATCACCGCCGCGCACGTCTCCCAGCCTGCGGTCGCGGAAGTTCCAGGAACGCGTGAAACGGTCGCGTCCCGCTCCCCATTGGCGGAGTTTGAAGTCGCCAGTGAATTGCCTTCGGAATTGCCCTCTTCCGCCGCAAGCAGCGGCCCCCTGTTTGAAACGGCCGAATCGCTGTTCGCCCAGGGGTTTGAAAAAGAGGCCATGGCCTACTACTTTGCCGGCGTAGCGACCAGTCCCGGGGCGGAGCCCTGGAACGGCGACTGGCGCTGGTTCGCCGGAGCGCGTCGTCCGGCTCCGCTGCTGCGATGGGGACTGGGCATCGAGGTCTCCGGCGTTCCCGACAACAAGACTTCGCTGGATCCGATCGCGCAATTTGTCAATCGCTACCCCACGCCCGCCGAAGGCGAGAACCTGACCAAATACGTGGGCGAGTTCGGCGGCTGGGCGTATTCCATGCTGCCGCGGGCCGACTCCTATCAAATGGCAGGCCGGCGGCTGCCATTGCCTCGGGCGGTGTCTGCAGTAGAACCCCAACCGCTCGACGAGCGGCACCCGGCCGACCCGATCCGCCGCCTGGCGCCGGGCGTGTTCTATCTGGGCACGCTCGATCGCAACCCGATGCTGCAGCTGGCGGAACGGGAAGGGATCGATATAGCGATCGTCTTCAAGGTGGAAATCAAAGTGACCAAAACGGGCGTGTCCAACACCACCTCGGCCGAGATCATCGACATGTGGACGCGCGAACGTATCCTGGAAACCCGCCAGCTGAACAACCGCCAGGTCGCCCTCATCCGCCAGAACCCCTTGAAAGAAGACCCGCTGAAGGTCGTCATGGAGCAGGTCCAGTCGCGCGTGGTGGGAGAATTCAGCGGCGTCGCCCTGCCTGCGACGCTGTTGCCAGAGCACGTTCGCGGTAGAATTGCCACTCTGGCTGGCGCACGGGTCAACAACCCGCTGCCAGCCCTCGCGGAAATCCGTTTTTATCTCGCACGAGGGTTAATCGGCAAAGTAGAAGCCCAGGCGGCCTGCACCGAGATTGTTGGCGAACAAAAGGCAGAAGCCCTGTTTTCCGTAGATGCAACCGAACGCCTGTCGGCCGTGAAGGAATGGTTGCCCGAGTTGCGCCTTACTCCGTAATCCGGCTCCAAGGCGCGATCGGTCGACGTCGCCGATTCGCCTGCTCCTTGACCGGGTGACATTGTGGAACAACATCGAGTCGTGATTATCGGCGGGGGCTTTGGCGGTCTGGCGGTCGCCAAAGGGTTGCGCGACCCGGCGATTGCGGGGACGCTGATCGACAGGCGTAACTTTCATCTGTTCCAGCCGTTGCTGTACCAGGTGGCGACCGGCGGGCTGTCCCCGGCGAATATCTCGGCCCCGTTGCGGTCGGTGCTCCGGCGCCAAAAGAACGTACAGGTGCTGCTGGCGAAGGTCGTGGGGATCGACACGGCCGCTGGTCAGGTGCAGCTGGAGCAGGGCGTGCTTCCCTTTGATACGTTGATCGTCGCCGCCGGGATGCGGCATCATTACTTTGGCCACGACGATTGGGCCCGACTGGCGCCAGGACTAAAGACGATCGAAGAAGCGACCGAGATCCGTCGCCGCGTGCTGTCGGCCTTTGAACAAGCCGAACGGGAAACCGATCCCGCAGCCGTCCGCCGCTGGCTGACCTTTGTGGTGATCGGCGGGGGACCGACCGGCGTCGAACTGTCGGGCGCCATTGCCGAACTGTCCCGGCATACGCTGCGGGGCAACTTCCGTAGCATCGATCCGGCGTCCGCCCATGTGGTGCTGATCGAAGGCAACGACCGCGTGCTGCCGCCGTTCCCGCCGAAACTTTCCCAAAAGGCCCAGCAATCGCTGGAACGGCTGGGCGTCGAAGTCCGCTGCGGCGTGCGGGTCACGAGCATTGAAGCGGACCGGGTGCATCTGTCCCACAACGCGGGCAGCGACCAGATCGCCACGCCAAACGTGTTCTGGGCGGCAGGCGTCCAAGCATCGCCGCTGGGGGCCGCCGTCGCCGCCGCCACCGGGGCCAAGCTCGACCGCTCCGGACGGGTGCAGGTGCAGCCTGACTGCAGCATCGCTGGGCATCCGCATATCTTTGTAATCGGCGACCTCGCCGCCCTGAACGATGAACACGGCCAGCCGCTGCCAGGCCTGGCCCCGGTGGCGACCCAGCAGGGCCAGTACCTGGCCCGACTGCTGCAGCGACGTCTGCACGGCAAGGAGACTCCGCCTTTTCGCTACGTCGACCGCGGCAGCATGGCGACGATCGGCAGGGCGTCCGCCGTGGCGCAAACGGGCAAGCTTCATTTCAGCGGCTTTCTCGCCTGGCTGGCGTGGCTGTTCATCCACGTGTACTTTCTGATCGACTTTCAGAATCGCATGCTGGTGCTCTTTCAGTGGGGCTGGAATTACTTCACCCGGAACCGGTCCGCCCGACTGATCACGGGCGTCGACGGCATGCCGCCGCTTCTGCCGCAGCCGGCCGACGTCACCGCGTGCGACTTTCCGATCCCGACGGCCGAACAAACGGCTGGTAAAGCGAGTGACAAATGACTAACGGAAATCGCCGGATAGTCGTCTTTCATTCCGTGAAAGAACGCGTTCTATTGCGGAGCAAAAGACGACTTTCTGCGCCTGCTTTTTCGCAAAACGACGAACCCACAATCGAGAGGTCGTTTTCCTCGCATTTCTGCAGCGACTGATGAAGCTTCGCCGCCGGCGTAATTGACAGCCGGCATGCGGGGCGCCATCCTGCGGGCGGCCATTTCTGGTTCCCTGCGATCCACCGGGACGCGTTTGTGTTTGGAAGCGAGTCGACTATGTCCGTGATTGATTTGCGTAGTGATACGGTAACAAAGCCCACGCCCGCCATGCGTAAAGCGATGGCCGAGGCCGTCGTCGACGACGATGTGATTGACGTGGACCCGACGGTGGCCGAGCTGCAGGAAAAGACGGCCCGCATGCTGGGGAAAGAAGCCGCCCTGTTCATGCCGTCGGGCACCATGACGAACCAGATCGCCGTGCGCATTCATTGCCAGCCGGGCGACGAGTTTCTCTGCGAGGAAGGCTGCCACATTTATAACTATGAGCAGGCCGGTTTCGCCCAGCTTTCCGGCGTGGCCGCCCGTCCTGTTCGCGGCGTTGAGGCGCTGCTGGAACTGGACCAGGTGCGGGAGTTGATTCGTCCCGAGAACGAGCACCTGGCCCGCACCCGGATGATCTGCCTGGAGATCACCCATAACCGTGGGGCAGGGCGGATCCCGTCGTATGAATCGGTCCTGGAGATTTGCGCCTGGGCCCGCTCGCACGGCCTGGCGACGCATCTTGACGGAGCCCGCCTGTGGAACGCGGCCGTGGCGACCGGCGTCTCTCTGGCGGACTGGTCGCAGCACTTCGACACGGTCAGCGTCTGTTACAGCAAAGGGCTGGGGGCCCCGGTCGGCTCCGCCCTGGCCGGCAGCCGGGAACAGATGGCTCTGGCCCGCCG is part of the Lignipirellula cremea genome and encodes:
- a CDS encoding DUF1559 family PulG-like putative transporter, producing the protein MRNFTLLVLASCMAILLPGCSCSEQKSRLELAAMRKRGDQESAAPSAPAPAPAKKPPAAEAPAKTPEPVQETPAAAPAPPRPKYPTPATLPSFPALSSAAADASPSNRRQAGLERLARISKAMIAYREQTGRLPPAAITGGDPPRPLLSWRVLLLPYLGEQELYEQFHLDESWDSEHNQPLLARMPDVYRSAEAEPGRTLFQIPKAQGGLFEAPGGLPEGQVSDGLAHTLMLLEVDADYSTPWSRPTDHLVTENEALTGLGKLRRDGFFAAWGDGSLCHIPNDIASQRLFAVFTAGGSEGITAAHVSQPAVAEVPGTRETVASRSPLAEFEVASELPSELPSSAASSGPLFETAESLFAQGFEKEAMAYYFAGVATSPGAEPWNGDWRWFAGARRPAPLLRWGLGIEVSGVPDNKTSLDPIAQFVNRYPTPAEGENLTKYVGEFGGWAYSMLPRADSYQMAGRRLPLPRAVSAVEPQPLDERHPADPIRRLAPGVFYLGTLDRNPMLQLAEREGIDIAIVFKVEIKVTKTGVSNTTSAEIIDMWTRERILETRQLNNRQVALIRQNPLKEDPLKVVMEQVQSRVVGEFSGVALPATLLPEHVRGRIATLAGARVNNPLPALAEIRFYLARGLIGKVEAQAACTEIVGEQKAEALFSVDATERLSAVKEWLPELRLTP
- a CDS encoding NAD(P)/FAD-dependent oxidoreductase; its protein translation is MEQHRVVIIGGGFGGLAVAKGLRDPAIAGTLIDRRNFHLFQPLLYQVATGGLSPANISAPLRSVLRRQKNVQVLLAKVVGIDTAAGQVQLEQGVLPFDTLIVAAGMRHHYFGHDDWARLAPGLKTIEEATEIRRRVLSAFEQAERETDPAAVRRWLTFVVIGGGPTGVELSGAIAELSRHTLRGNFRSIDPASAHVVLIEGNDRVLPPFPPKLSQKAQQSLERLGVEVRCGVRVTSIEADRVHLSHNAGSDQIATPNVFWAAGVQASPLGAAVAAATGAKLDRSGRVQVQPDCSIAGHPHIFVIGDLAALNDEHGQPLPGLAPVATQQGQYLARLLQRRLHGKETPPFRYVDRGSMATIGRASAVAQTGKLHFSGFLAWLAWLFIHVYFLIDFQNRMLVLFQWGWNYFTRNRSARLITGVDGMPPLLPQPADVTACDFPIPTAEQTAGKASDK
- a CDS encoding threonine aldolase family protein, with translation MSVIDLRSDTVTKPTPAMRKAMAEAVVDDDVIDVDPTVAELQEKTARMLGKEAALFMPSGTMTNQIAVRIHCQPGDEFLCEEGCHIYNYEQAGFAQLSGVAARPVRGVEALLELDQVRELIRPENEHLARTRMICLEITHNRGAGRIPSYESVLEICAWARSHGLATHLDGARLWNAAVATGVSLADWSQHFDTVSVCYSKGLGAPVGSALAGSREQMALARRHRKLFGGGMRQAGIIAAGALYAIENHLDRLTEDHATARILAEAVARIPGLKLTPEQVDTNIVIFEVDPQLGTAAELTAALAEAGVRVLAFSQRQVRAVTHLEISPEQAEQAGMALQAAAESLQNRH